One window of Acidimicrobiales bacterium genomic DNA carries:
- a CDS encoding AMP-binding protein, giving the protein MKELIYHRQLLPALGRYADRVGFHDEDYHATWATHGDRVLRLASAMRNELGLRQGERFAVLAVNSHRYLELFHAGFLGAGVINPLNLRLAAKELAFILNDSGTEVIFTDWLFSGLLEQARPELKHLRQVVLMGEGDVPHDVSYEDLLEAGKPEVPPEPEEEDPAVLMYTGGTTGLPKGVVLSQRAEMLNLYHVAIAIGLGQDRIYLHQTPMFHAASMAAILGIPASGGESVFVPLFKADHVLEVIEQYHVNQTVMVPTMIAMLLNDPNFSPERVASLKTLTYGASPMPSALLKRVFEALPHVDLSQGYGMTESSSVLTFLDENDHRRGGDITHSAGRPLWGVDVSIQDAEGHILPSGEQGEVCARAGNIMDSYWNRPDETEEAFRGGWYHTGDMGRLDPEGYLFLVDRVKDMIVTGGENVYSVEVEEAVGSHPAVDQVAVIGIPNETWGEQVHAIVVLKKGASATADELIKHAHGRIAGYKVPKSVEFRSEPIPLSGAMKPLKRELRKPYWEGKATAIS; this is encoded by the coding sequence GTGAAGGAGCTCATCTACCACCGCCAACTCCTGCCCGCTCTGGGTCGCTATGCCGACCGGGTTGGCTTCCACGACGAGGACTACCACGCCACGTGGGCGACACACGGCGACCGGGTCCTCCGTCTGGCCAGCGCCATGCGCAATGAGCTGGGGCTGCGCCAGGGAGAGCGGTTCGCCGTCCTGGCCGTCAACAGCCACCGCTACCTCGAGCTGTTCCACGCCGGGTTCCTGGGCGCCGGGGTGATCAACCCGCTCAACCTCCGCCTGGCCGCCAAGGAGCTGGCCTTCATCCTGAACGATTCGGGCACCGAGGTGATCTTCACCGACTGGCTGTTCTCCGGCCTGCTCGAGCAGGCCCGACCCGAGCTCAAGCACCTGCGCCAGGTGGTGCTCATGGGCGAGGGCGACGTGCCCCACGACGTGAGCTACGAGGACCTGCTCGAGGCGGGCAAGCCCGAGGTCCCGCCCGAGCCCGAGGAGGAGGATCCTGCGGTCCTCATGTACACCGGAGGCACGACCGGGCTGCCCAAGGGCGTCGTGCTCAGCCAGCGGGCTGAGATGCTCAACCTGTACCACGTCGCCATCGCCATCGGGCTCGGCCAGGACCGCATCTACCTGCACCAGACGCCGATGTTCCACGCCGCGTCCATGGCTGCCATCCTGGGCATCCCGGCCAGCGGGGGCGAGTCGGTGTTCGTGCCCCTGTTCAAGGCCGATCACGTGCTCGAGGTCATCGAGCAGTACCACGTCAACCAGACGGTGATGGTCCCGACGATGATCGCCATGCTGCTCAACGACCCCAACTTCTCTCCTGAGCGGGTGGCCAGCCTCAAGACCCTGACCTACGGGGCCTCGCCCATGCCATCCGCCCTGCTGAAGCGGGTCTTCGAAGCCCTTCCGCACGTCGACCTCTCGCAGGGCTACGGCATGACCGAGTCGTCGTCGGTTCTCACGTTCCTCGACGAGAACGACCACCGGCGCGGCGGAGACATCACACACTCCGCCGGGCGGCCGCTGTGGGGCGTCGATGTGAGCATCCAGGACGCCGAGGGCCATATCCTCCCGTCCGGCGAGCAGGGGGAGGTCTGCGCCCGGGCCGGCAACATCATGGACTCCTACTGGAACCGGCCCGACGAGACCGAGGAGGCGTTCCGCGGCGGCTGGTACCACACCGGCGACATGGGGAGGCTCGACCCGGAGGGCTACCTGTTCCTGGTCGACCGGGTGAAGGACATGATCGTCACCGGAGGCGAGAACGTCTACTCCGTCGAGGTGGAAGAGGCCGTCGGCAGCCACCCGGCGGTCGACCAGGTCGCCGTCATCGGCATCCCCAACGAGACATGGGGCGAGCAGGTGCACGCCATCGTGGTGCTCAAGAAGGGGGCCTCGGCCACCGCTGACGAGCTGATCAAGCACGCGCACGGCCGCATCGCCGGGTACAAGGTCCCCAAGTCGGTGGAGTTTCGCTCCGAGCCGATCCCGCTGTCGGGGGCGATGAAGCCGCTCAAGCGGGAGCTGCGCAAGCCCTACTGGGAAGGCAAGGCGACCGCCATCAGCTAG
- the malQ gene encoding 4-alpha-glucanotransferase, with translation GAWPQWPADVRHPEGMGVSAFASRHRGRVRFHQWLQWLLDRQLASAGAVVDLVQDLAVGVDPNGADAWMWQDLLAPGMAIGAPPDAFNRLGQDWGLPPFDPWKLRAAGYEPFVRTLRANLRAGGGLRVDHVIGLFRQYWVPVEADARQGAYVRYPSDDLLGILALESDRAGAFVVGEDLGTVEPFVREELARRNVLSSRVLWFEEDSPADFPARSMASIGTHDLPTVAGLWTGADLSAQQRLGLEPDAAAVDGIRSRLQALLGLADDVPLEEVIVAAHRLLAEAASMVVTASLEDALGVEERPNMPGTIDGWPNWSLALPVPLEQALSDPRVVAVAEAMRSRRGRSRL, from the coding sequence CGGAGCCTGGCCGCAATGGCCAGCGGACGTACGCCATCCCGAGGGCATGGGCGTGTCGGCCTTCGCGTCCCGACATCGAGGCCGCGTCCGGTTCCACCAGTGGTTGCAGTGGCTGCTCGACCGTCAGCTGGCGAGTGCGGGAGCGGTTGTCGACCTCGTGCAGGACCTTGCCGTGGGTGTCGATCCGAACGGGGCCGACGCCTGGATGTGGCAGGACTTGCTCGCCCCCGGCATGGCGATCGGTGCTCCGCCCGACGCGTTCAACCGGCTCGGGCAGGACTGGGGCCTCCCACCCTTCGACCCCTGGAAGCTGCGGGCCGCCGGCTACGAGCCATTCGTCCGGACCCTCCGAGCCAACCTGCGGGCCGGCGGTGGGCTGCGGGTGGACCACGTCATCGGGCTCTTTCGCCAGTACTGGGTCCCCGTCGAGGCGGATGCGCGGCAGGGTGCCTACGTCCGGTACCCGTCGGACGACCTCCTCGGCATCCTGGCCCTGGAGAGCGATCGGGCCGGGGCCTTCGTCGTGGGGGAGGACCTCGGCACCGTCGAGCCATTCGTGAGGGAGGAGCTGGCCAGGCGGAACGTGCTGTCGTCCCGGGTGCTGTGGTTCGAGGAGGACAGCCCGGCCGACTTCCCGGCCCGATCGATGGCGTCGATCGGCACCCACGATCTTCCGACCGTCGCCGGGTTGTGGACGGGTGCCGACTTGTCCGCCCAGCAGCGACTGGGCCTCGAGCCCGATGCCGCGGCTGTCGACGGCATCCGGTCCCGGTTGCAGGCGCTGCTGGGCCTTGCGGACGACGTTCCGTTGGAGGAGGTGATCGTCGCCGCCCACCGACTGCTGGCGGAGGCGGCGAGCATGGTGGTCACGGCGTCCCTCGAGGATGCTCTCGGGGTCGAGGAGCGACCGAACATGCCCGGCACCATCGACGGCTGGCCGAACTGGTCCCTGGCTCTGCCCGTCCCGCTCGAGCAGGCACTCTCGGATCCCCGCGTCGTCGCCGTGGCCGAGGCCATGCGCTCGCGACGGGGGCGCTCGCGCCTCTAG